In bacterium, the following proteins share a genomic window:
- a CDS encoding ABC transporter ATP-binding protein — protein MIHVDCLTKFYGPNRALDGLSFDVPEGEILGFLGPNGAGKTTTMKILTGLALPTSGSAQIGGFDVTRRHRDVHRLLGYLPEEAPLYPEMTVRSYLKFVAGMKLVEARDVNFQVDRSLEETGLSDVGGRLVGNLSKGMRQRVGLAQALLGDPRVLILDEPTVGLDPSQISEIRDLIHKMRGHRTVILSTHILPEVAMTCTRVVILNQGRIVTQGPVKEIGQQSAERRVRVHVQGLPAEAADLLREAAPDTEIEVLSGAPKGEGYLRVKWQGRMEFRPLIARAILDGGMELLDLHEEEATLEEIFLRAINDPMAKVGTES, from the coding sequence ATGATCCATGTCGATTGCCTGACGAAGTTCTACGGGCCGAATCGGGCCCTCGACGGCTTGTCCTTTGACGTGCCGGAGGGGGAGATCCTTGGCTTTCTGGGCCCGAATGGTGCAGGCAAGACAACCACAATGAAGATCCTGACTGGTCTCGCGCTGCCCACCAGCGGTTCGGCGCAGATCGGCGGCTTCGACGTGACGCGCCGCCACCGCGACGTTCACCGGCTGCTCGGGTACCTGCCCGAAGAGGCGCCGCTCTATCCCGAGATGACAGTGCGCAGTTACCTGAAGTTCGTCGCGGGGATGAAGCTGGTCGAAGCGCGCGATGTGAACTTCCAGGTGGATCGGTCGCTCGAGGAAACCGGTCTCTCTGACGTGGGCGGACGGCTGGTCGGGAACTTGTCCAAGGGCATGCGGCAGCGCGTGGGCTTGGCTCAGGCCCTTCTCGGCGATCCGCGTGTCCTGATCCTGGACGAGCCAACCGTGGGGCTCGATCCCAGCCAAATTTCAGAAATCCGCGATCTGATTCATAAGATGCGCGGACACCGCACAGTGATTCTATCGACGCACATCCTGCCGGAAGTCGCCATGACGTGCACGCGCGTCGTGATTCTAAACCAGGGCCGTATCGTAACACAGGGCCCGGTCAAAGAAATTGGCCAGCAAAGCGCCGAGCGCCGTGTCCGCGTGCATGTGCAAGGCTTGCCCGCCGAGGCGGCGGACCTGTTGCGCGAAGCCGCACCGGATACGGAGATCGAGGTGCTCTCCGGCGCACCGAAGGGTGAAGGCTATCTGCGCGTGAAATGGCAGGGGCGCATGGAGTTCCGTCCGCTGATCGCACGTGCGATCCTCGATGGCGGCATGGAACTACTGGATCTCCATGAAGAGGAAGCGACTCTGGAAGAAATCTTCCTGCGCGCGATCAACGATCCGATGGCGAAAGTGGGGACGGAGTCATGA
- a CDS encoding purine-nucleoside phosphorylase, which yields MSHLDDPKQHEALIKDAADSVREKVGDVPKILVVAGSGLGKFGESVEDAKSVSYDELRHFPQSTVVGHAGRLVWGKVGGKPVIVMSGRKHVYEGVDVRETVIPLRALLSLGVETVILSNAAGSVNRLFTPGDLMLINDHINNQFRNPLIGANLDSIGPRFPDMSAPYDPELMELARSTARDLGITLQEGTYLASTGPTYETQAEVQMFRSMTDAVGMSTVPENLVAVHAGARVLGISVITNSLVLKSDVVTTHEEVMETGKLVGEKFCQLVAGIIERL from the coding sequence GTGAGTCATCTCGACGATCCGAAACAACATGAAGCGCTGATCAAGGACGCCGCGGACAGCGTGCGCGAGAAGGTCGGCGATGTGCCGAAGATCCTGGTCGTGGCCGGCAGCGGCCTCGGCAAGTTCGGCGAATCCGTCGAGGATGCCAAGTCGGTTTCCTACGACGAGCTGCGACACTTCCCCCAAAGCACCGTGGTTGGCCACGCCGGGCGCCTGGTCTGGGGCAAGGTCGGCGGTAAGCCCGTGATCGTCATGAGCGGCCGCAAGCACGTCTATGAAGGCGTCGATGTGCGCGAGACGGTGATTCCGCTGCGTGCGCTGTTGTCGCTCGGGGTCGAGACAGTGATTCTGAGCAATGCCGCCGGCAGTGTGAATCGTCTCTTCACGCCCGGCGACCTGATGCTGATCAACGACCACATCAACAACCAGTTCCGTAATCCGCTGATCGGCGCGAACCTGGATTCGATCGGGCCGCGCTTCCCGGATATGTCGGCTCCGTACGATCCGGAGCTGATGGAGTTGGCCCGCAGCACGGCCCGCGACTTGGGAATCACACTGCAGGAAGGCACGTACCTGGCCAGCACCGGCCCGACCTATGAAACACAGGCCGAAGTCCAGATGTTCCGCAGCATGACCGATGCCGTCGGCATGTCGACCGTGCCGGAGAACCTCGTGGCTGTACACGCCGGCGCACGCGTGCTGGGCATCTCGGTGATCACGAACTCGCTGGTGCTGAAGTCCGACGTCGTCACGACCCACGAGGAAGTGATGGAGACGGGCAAACTGGTTGGTGAGAAATTCTGTCAACTGGTTGCCGGCATTATCGAGCGTCTGTAA
- a CDS encoding polyprenol monophosphomannose synthase, whose protein sequence is MPRAVCIVPTYNEVENIGHLIDGLMEQRGQVDVLVVDDASADGTADLVRERAEEYPGRVHLLEREGKLGLGTAYLAGFRWAMEREYDLAITMDADLSHNPRHLYEILHMARIADVVVGSRYIAGGGIRNWGPHRYVLSWGANTLARMILGLKARDCTSGYRCYRTKLLRGIDLDSIRSDGYSCLMELLAVCQRRGARIREIPIVFHDRRAGESKISGLEIVKAFVTLWRLRKKLG, encoded by the coding sequence ATGCCGCGTGCCGTTTGCATCGTTCCGACCTACAACGAAGTGGAGAACATCGGCCATCTGATCGATGGTCTGATGGAACAGCGCGGACAGGTGGATGTGCTGGTCGTGGATGACGCGTCGGCGGATGGAACGGCCGACCTGGTTCGCGAGCGGGCCGAAGAGTACCCCGGGCGCGTGCATTTGCTGGAGCGCGAAGGCAAGCTGGGGCTGGGAACGGCCTACCTGGCGGGGTTCCGTTGGGCGATGGAGCGGGAATACGACCTCGCCATCACGATGGACGCGGACCTGTCGCATAATCCGAGGCACCTGTACGAGATTCTGCACATGGCGCGGATCGCGGATGTGGTCGTCGGGTCGAGGTATATCGCCGGGGGCGGCATCCGGAACTGGGGTCCGCATCGCTACGTCCTGAGTTGGGGCGCGAATACGCTCGCGCGAATGATCCTGGGACTGAAGGCACGGGATTGCACGAGCGGCTATCGGTGCTATCGCACGAAGCTGCTGCGCGGCATCGATCTGGATTCGATTCGTTCGGATGGATACAGTTGCCTGATGGAGCTGCTGGCTGTCTGCCAGCGCCGCGGCGCGCGCATCCGGGAGATCCCGATCGTCTTCCACGATCGGCGGGCAGGAGAATCGAAGATTTCAGGGCTGGAAATCGTAAAAGCCTTCGTGACACTGTGGCGCCTGCGCAAGAAGCTGGGCTGA
- the gspG gene encoding type II secretion system major pseudopilin GspG: MIRHNNRGRRGFTFLEIMFVVVIIGVLLAIVGPRLAGKSKKARIQAAKTQIHNIKLGLSQFEMHLGRFPDTNEGLEALFEEPSDAPEGMWEGPYLDADSVPKDQWGHEFRYRAPGEHSKDYDLWSDGPDGQEGTDDDVTSWTKKE; this comes from the coding sequence ATGATTCGTCACAACAACCGCGGCCGCAGAGGCTTCACATTCCTGGAAATCATGTTCGTCGTCGTGATCATCGGCGTGCTGCTGGCCATCGTCGGCCCGCGTCTCGCCGGTAAGTCAAAGAAAGCCAGGATTCAGGCTGCCAAGACCCAGATTCACAACATCAAGCTCGGGCTCTCGCAGTTCGAGATGCACCTGGGACGCTTCCCGGACACGAATGAAGGCCTCGAGGCTCTGTTCGAAGAACCCAGCGACGCCCCTGAAGGCATGTGGGAAGGTCCCTATCTTGACGCCGATTCGGTTCCCAAGGACCAATGGGGCCACGAGTTCCGCTATCGCGCCCCCGGCGAGCACAGCAAAGACTACGACCTGTGGAGCGACGGTCCGGATGGCCAGGAAGGCACCGACGACGACGTCACCAGTTGGACAAAAAAGGAATAA
- the dnaA gene encoding chromosomal replication initiator protein DnaA yields the protein MTRITPDVWDRVRDILRENVGEAEYNAWLLPITFDGICEESQRVTLSVTSEFYQNWIERKYGRQLRSVMSEAAGRNVDVDLIVREKTDSTEESSSTEEQTPFDGGMSHRRSVVDFRQMGGRRGFQHSAPSPRVVDPPRINPRYRFEDFVVGESNRYAHAAAQSVADSNSQAFNPLFIYGQSGLGKTHLMQAIGHALYEADRTVRVMYASSEQFINSFIESIQMNRKVEFRNQYRNVDVLLLDDVQFLMGKERTQDEMFHTFNTLFDDGKKIVLSSDRPPRDLATLEERLRSRFEWGVIADIQPPDLETRIAILRQKARQEGLRIPSDVLQFIAERVKSNIRELEGTLKRIKVYAGLHDCPINLESAREVLGHLMVGQPQSRVSIEDVQRCVCDYFEITPQELLGSNRSKKFSQPRHLALYLCRELTDLSFPDIAAKFGGKDHTSVIYAFRKIKKAVDADANMASIVGYLTKQIQRGQGN from the coding sequence ATGACCCGCATCACGCCCGATGTATGGGACAGGGTTCGTGATATCTTGCGCGAAAATGTGGGAGAAGCTGAGTATAATGCGTGGTTATTGCCCATAACTTTTGATGGAATTTGCGAAGAGTCACAGCGGGTGACCTTGTCCGTCACAAGCGAGTTTTACCAGAACTGGATTGAACGAAAATACGGCCGGCAGTTGCGCTCGGTCATGAGCGAGGCTGCAGGCCGCAATGTGGACGTCGATCTGATCGTCCGCGAGAAAACAGATAGCACTGAAGAGTCCTCTTCCACGGAAGAGCAGACGCCATTCGACGGTGGGATGTCTCACCGCCGCAGCGTTGTGGATTTCCGCCAGATGGGCGGCCGCCGAGGCTTCCAGCATTCGGCACCCAGCCCGCGGGTCGTGGATCCGCCACGGATCAATCCCCGGTATCGGTTTGAAGATTTCGTCGTGGGCGAAAGCAATCGCTACGCGCACGCAGCGGCCCAATCCGTGGCAGACTCTAACTCCCAGGCCTTCAACCCTCTGTTCATCTACGGACAGTCGGGTCTGGGCAAGACGCACCTGATGCAGGCCATCGGTCACGCGTTGTACGAGGCCGACCGCACGGTGCGCGTGATGTATGCGAGCTCCGAGCAGTTCATCAATAGCTTCATCGAGAGCATCCAGATGAACCGCAAGGTGGAGTTCCGTAATCAATACCGGAATGTGGACGTTCTGCTGCTGGATGACGTGCAGTTTCTGATGGGAAAGGAACGCACGCAGGACGAGATGTTCCACACGTTCAACACGCTGTTCGACGACGGGAAGAAGATCGTGCTTTCCAGCGATCGCCCCCCGCGTGACCTGGCGACGCTCGAGGAGCGGCTGCGGTCGCGCTTCGAGTGGGGCGTGATTGCGGATATCCAGCCGCCGGACCTCGAAACCCGAATCGCAATTCTGCGGCAGAAAGCGCGCCAGGAAGGCCTGCGGATCCCGAGCGACGTGCTGCAGTTCATCGCCGAGCGCGTGAAGTCGAACATTCGTGAGCTGGAGGGTACCCTGAAACGCATCAAGGTCTACGCGGGACTGCACGACTGTCCGATCAACCTGGAATCCGCCCGCGAGGTGTTGGGACACCTGATGGTCGGCCAGCCCCAGAGCCGGGTCAGTATCGAGGACGTGCAGCGCTGCGTGTGCGATTACTTCGAGATTACGCCGCAAGAGCTGCTGGGCAGCAATAGGTCCAAGAAATTCAGTCAACCACGTCACTTGGCGTTGTACTTGTGCCGCGAGTTGACGGACCTGAGCTTCCCCGACATCGCGGCGAAATTCGGCGGCAAGGACCACACGTCAGTGATCTATGCGTTCCGCAAGATCAAGAAGGCCGTGGATGCGGACGCCAACATGGCGAGCATCGTGGGGTACCTGACCAAGCAGATTCAGCGCGGGCAGGGGAACTGA
- a CDS encoding M28 family peptidase, which translates to MNRSKWNWAIGLFLAGAMTASGMVSAQTQSSDEATSMTNSVPSVPTAAAPMSPLAAAFDMNRAWKDLVTQVEFGPRIPGSTGHGKTIEYIRTELEKAGFDVEIRQAGPVKPTLTGQEVDIYNIIGTWEIGRARRLFFSAHYDTRPISDQAKTAREIIQPVPGANDGASGVAVLLGMARAIAEHPPKNVGVYLVFHDVEDLGARQGQKVRDPYYEYCIGSRYLANDWLSPDGFEAGVNFDMVADADLHFPQERYSTQKAPETVDRFWGIGERLWPEVFAKKIGRPVIDDHLPYLAHGWPCINLIDFDFAPWHTPRDTPESCSPQSLYITGTTGLEFISDLDSRPLEKP; encoded by the coding sequence ATGAATCGATCGAAGTGGAATTGGGCAATCGGGTTGTTCCTAGCCGGTGCAATGACGGCGAGCGGAATGGTCTCTGCTCAAACGCAAAGCAGCGATGAGGCAACGAGCATGACGAACTCCGTCCCCTCCGTCCCCACGGCGGCGGCACCGATGTCTCCGCTGGCTGCGGCTTTCGATATGAATCGCGCGTGGAAGGATCTGGTGACGCAGGTGGAGTTCGGACCGCGCATCCCAGGAAGCACCGGGCATGGGAAAACGATCGAGTACATTCGCACCGAGCTGGAGAAGGCCGGATTCGACGTGGAGATCCGCCAGGCCGGCCCCGTAAAGCCGACCCTGACCGGCCAGGAAGTCGACATTTATAATATCATCGGCACATGGGAAATCGGGCGGGCCCGGCGGCTGTTTTTCTCGGCCCACTACGATACCCGCCCGATCAGCGACCAGGCCAAGACCGCCCGCGAGATCATCCAGCCCGTGCCGGGAGCCAACGACGGCGCCAGCGGGGTGGCTGTCCTCCTTGGAATGGCCCGGGCGATCGCTGAACACCCCCCGAAGAACGTGGGGGTCTATCTGGTCTTTCACGATGTCGAGGATTTGGGTGCCCGACAGGGCCAAAAAGTGCGAGACCCGTATTATGAATACTGCATCGGGTCCAGGTATTTGGCTAACGACTGGTTAAGTCCGGACGGTTTTGAGGCCGGAGTCAACTTTGACATGGTTGCAGATGCCGATTTGCATTTTCCCCAGGAACGTTACAGCACCCAAAAGGCCCCGGAAACGGTGGATCGGTTCTGGGGGATCGGAGAGCGGCTCTGGCCGGAGGTTTTTGCGAAAAAAATCGGCCGTCCCGTGATCGACGATCATCTGCCCTATTTGGCCCATGGATGGCCGTGTATAAACCTGATAGACTTCGACTTCGCTCCCTGGCACACCCCTCGGGACACGCCGGAAAGCTGCTCGCCACAAAGTCTCTACATCACTGGTACTACTGGACTTGAGTTCATTTCAGACTTAGATTCCAGGCCACTAGAAAAGCCTTGA
- the gltX gene encoding glutamate--tRNA ligase — protein sequence MTVRVRFAPSPTGFLHVGGARTALYNWLWARHNNGTFILRIEDTDAERSTEESTQQILDSLEWLGMKWDEGPFYQSKRGDVYEEHLRRLVESGHAYRCFCTPERIDGLRQQAMAEKRNFTYDRACLKLSEEEVEQRLADGVPFTWRFRVPEGETNVPETLLSGTADCRFVNEDLGDFNLTRAGTEGNWGKPLYNFCCAIDDADMQITHVIRGSDHLTNTARQMMVLEALGYPVPTYTHLPLIMKANKKMSKRDEDADPRFPVSVSARRDLGYLHEATMNFIALAGWSFDDKAEIFSAEDLIEKFSLDGLSKSNANFDEDKYLYMNGYWLRNLPPAEIVERAKPFLERAGLSAPERGEEWLATIIGLAIERVRLLSEFPEALDFFFRAPETFEEKGVKKAFGKEGTELNLRAAAKAIEALDDFSHDGLEAALRALAEEIGIGFGKIAQPIRLATTGRMASPGLFDVLVNLGKSECVARINRAAELIEKGTVPTA from the coding sequence ATGACTGTCCGCGTTCGATTCGCTCCCTCCCCCACCGGGTTCCTGCACGTGGGCGGCGCCCGCACGGCGCTGTACAACTGGCTGTGGGCGCGCCACAACAACGGCACATTCATCCTGCGTATCGAAGATACCGACGCGGAACGCAGCACCGAGGAGTCGACCCAGCAGATTCTCGATTCGCTCGAATGGCTCGGCATGAAGTGGGATGAGGGCCCCTTTTATCAGAGCAAGCGCGGCGACGTGTACGAGGAGCACCTGCGGCGTCTGGTCGAGAGCGGCCATGCGTACCGCTGCTTCTGTACGCCGGAGCGCATCGATGGGCTGCGCCAGCAGGCCATGGCCGAGAAGCGCAACTTCACCTACGATCGGGCGTGCTTGAAGCTGTCCGAAGAGGAAGTGGAGCAGCGCCTTGCCGACGGCGTGCCGTTCACGTGGCGATTCCGCGTTCCCGAGGGCGAGACGAATGTCCCGGAGACACTGCTAAGCGGAACGGCCGACTGCCGGTTCGTGAACGAGGATCTCGGCGATTTCAATCTGACGCGTGCGGGAACGGAAGGCAACTGGGGCAAGCCACTCTACAATTTCTGCTGCGCGATCGACGACGCGGACATGCAGATCACGCACGTCATCCGCGGCTCGGATCACCTGACCAATACGGCGCGCCAGATGATGGTCCTGGAGGCCCTGGGCTATCCGGTGCCGACGTACACGCACCTGCCGCTGATCATGAAGGCGAACAAGAAGATGAGCAAACGCGACGAGGACGCGGATCCGCGCTTCCCCGTTTCGGTGTCTGCGCGACGCGATCTCGGTTACCTGCACGAGGCCACGATGAACTTCATCGCGCTGGCAGGCTGGAGTTTCGATGACAAGGCGGAGATCTTCTCGGCCGAGGATCTGATCGAGAAGTTCTCGCTGGACGGCCTTTCAAAGTCGAATGCGAACTTCGACGAGGACAAGTACCTGTACATGAATGGGTACTGGCTGCGGAACCTTCCGCCGGCGGAGATTGTCGAACGTGCAAAGCCCTTCCTGGAGCGCGCCGGGCTCTCTGCGCCGGAGCGCGGTGAGGAATGGCTGGCGACGATCATCGGACTGGCGATCGAGCGCGTTCGATTGCTGAGTGAATTTCCCGAAGCGCTGGACTTTTTCTTCCGCGCGCCGGAAACCTTCGAGGAGAAGGGCGTGAAGAAGGCGTTCGGAAAAGAAGGGACGGAGTTGAACTTGCGCGCCGCAGCAAAGGCCATCGAGGCGCTCGATGATTTCTCGCATGATGGACTCGAAGCAGCCTTGCGCGCTCTAGCGGAGGAAATCGGAATCGGCTTCGGCAAGATCGCGCAGCCGATTCGCCTTGCAACGACAGGGCGAATGGCGAGTCCCGGCTTGTTCGATGTGCTTGTGAATCTTGGAAAGAGCGAATGTGTCGCACGCATTAATCGTGCGGCGGAACTGATCGAAAAGGGAACGGTGCCAACGGCATGA
- the rpmB gene encoding 50S ribosomal protein L28: protein MMAKCEVTGKRRAVGNNVSHANNKTKRTFGANIQRVKIVDENGTTRHAYVSTKALKSGAVAKAAPRKVILEELKRQQG, encoded by the coding sequence ATCATGGCAAAGTGTGAAGTGACAGGCAAGCGTCGGGCTGTTGGCAACAACGTCAGCCACGCCAATAACAAGACGAAGCGCACCTTTGGTGCGAACATCCAGCGGGTCAAGATTGTCGACGAAAACGGCACGACTCGTCACGCTTACGTCTCGACGAAGGCCCTGAAGAGCGGTGCCGTGGCCAAGGCCGCCCCGCGCAAGGTCATCCTCGAAGAACTGAAGCGCCAGCAGGGCTGA
- a CDS encoding DegT/DnrJ/EryC1/StrS family aminotransferase: MAVPFIDLRRFEPGFMDRWMDKCRDVSENTKFVGGPEAAALEEKLVSLSGAPAVVGCANGTDALQLALRAAGVGPGDMVLVPDSTFWATFEAVVNVGAQPVTVDISEDDLQMDFEQFRQAVDEFSPRAAILVHLYGWGSARLDDYRQFCAERRIALIEDGAQAFGVQYKGESIYKDAFLSTISFYPAKVLGSCGDAGAVVCSTKDLAERVRVLGNHGRTSHYGHGLVGWNSRMGGFDAAYLNLALEFADPRLASRRKSAEWYRENLEAIGVRTVGPPEGYVENGYLNVTLPDPEKRPSIEAVLKENGIGFGNVYPGSMSTQPGAAAWMAGQVGGETAAWLAKSVLNLPLFAYMKDEELEEVVSVLKKAL; this comes from the coding sequence ATGGCAGTTCCTTTCATCGACTTGCGGCGGTTCGAGCCCGGCTTTATGGACCGCTGGATGGACAAGTGCCGGGACGTCTCGGAGAACACGAAGTTCGTCGGTGGGCCGGAAGCGGCCGCACTCGAGGAGAAGCTGGTGAGCCTGAGCGGCGCCCCAGCCGTGGTGGGTTGTGCCAACGGGACCGACGCGCTGCAACTGGCCTTGCGCGCCGCGGGCGTCGGCCCGGGCGACATGGTGCTGGTGCCCGATTCGACCTTCTGGGCGACCTTTGAGGCCGTCGTCAACGTCGGCGCGCAGCCGGTGACCGTGGACATCAGCGAAGACGACCTGCAGATGGACTTCGAGCAGTTCCGCCAGGCCGTCGACGAGTTCTCGCCGCGGGCCGCGATTCTGGTCCACCTGTACGGATGGGGATCGGCCCGCCTGGACGACTACCGGCAGTTCTGCGCCGAGCGCCGCATCGCCCTGATCGAAGACGGCGCCCAGGCTTTCGGCGTTCAGTACAAGGGCGAGTCCATCTACAAGGACGCGTTCCTGTCGACGATCTCCTTCTATCCGGCCAAGGTGCTGGGTTCCTGCGGCGACGCGGGTGCGGTCGTCTGCTCGACGAAGGACCTGGCCGAGCGCGTACGCGTCCTGGGCAACCACGGTCGGACGAGCCACTACGGCCACGGGCTGGTAGGCTGGAACAGCCGCATGGGCGGTTTCGACGCGGCCTATCTCAACCTGGCATTGGAGTTTGCCGATCCGCGATTGGCCTCGCGGCGCAAGAGCGCCGAGTGGTACCGCGAGAATCTGGAAGCGATCGGCGTCCGAACCGTTGGTCCGCCAGAGGGTTACGTCGAGAATGGGTACCTGAACGTGACACTTCCGGATCCAGAAAAACGCCCGTCCATCGAAGCCGTTCTGAAAGAGAATGGGATCGGCTTCGGCAATGTTTACCCCGGTTCCATGTCGACCCAGCCCGGCGCGGCGGCCTGGATGGCCGGCCAGGTGGGCGGCGAGACGGCGGCCTGGCTGGCGAAGAGCGTCCTCAACCTGCCCTTGTTCGCCTATATGAAAGACGAGGAGTTGGAAGAGGTCGTTTCGGTGCTGAAGAAGGCGCTGTAA
- a CDS encoding aminotransferase class I/II-fold pyridoxal phosphate-dependent enzyme, with the protein MVDLGLYPYFRCIESAQDTEVFIDGKKMLMLGSNSYMGLTNDPRIKEAAKKALDTYGSGCAGSRFLNGTLDIHVQLEEQIADYMDMEAALAYTTGFQANLGTIAALVGKDDHVFIDRSDHASIVDGCRLGFGKIHKFPHNDMERLERALKQHDATGKVIVVDGVYSMEGDIAKLPEIVALAQRYHAGIIVDDAHGIGVLGKKGNGTADHFNLTAETDLVVGTFSKSLASVGGFVAGSRSVINFLKHHSRALIFSASISPPCVAAAQKAMEIIENEPERREALWRNTHFIAEGLKSLGFNTGHSETPIIPILIGETITCFQFWRALHDAGIFVNPVVAPATPPDQALIRISVMATHTIDQLTYALEQIERIGKQTGVLQALT; encoded by the coding sequence ATGGTCGACCTGGGGTTGTATCCTTATTTCCGCTGCATCGAGTCCGCCCAGGACACCGAGGTCTTCATCGACGGCAAGAAGATGCTGATGCTCGGGTCCAACTCGTACATGGGCCTGACCAACGATCCGCGGATCAAGGAAGCTGCCAAGAAGGCACTCGACACGTACGGCTCCGGGTGCGCCGGTTCGCGGTTCCTGAACGGCACCCTGGACATTCACGTGCAGCTCGAAGAGCAAATCGCCGACTACATGGATATGGAAGCGGCGCTGGCTTACACCACTGGATTCCAGGCCAACCTGGGCACGATTGCAGCCCTCGTCGGCAAAGACGATCACGTTTTTATCGACCGAAGCGATCACGCTTCCATCGTCGATGGCTGCCGCTTGGGCTTTGGCAAGATCCACAAGTTTCCCCACAACGACATGGAGCGGCTCGAGCGCGCCCTGAAGCAGCACGATGCGACCGGTAAAGTCATCGTGGTCGACGGCGTGTACTCGATGGAGGGCGACATCGCGAAGCTGCCCGAAATCGTGGCGCTGGCGCAGAGATACCACGCCGGCATCATCGTAGACGACGCACACGGCATCGGCGTCCTCGGCAAGAAGGGCAATGGCACGGCGGATCACTTCAACCTGACCGCCGAGACGGACCTGGTTGTCGGTACATTCTCGAAGTCGCTTGCCTCGGTCGGTGGATTCGTCGCCGGCAGCCGCAGTGTCATCAATTTCCTGAAGCATCACAGCCGCGCGCTGATCTTCTCGGCTTCGATCTCTCCGCCATGCGTGGCTGCAGCCCAGAAGGCCATGGAGATCATCGAGAACGAGCCCGAGCGCCGCGAAGCGCTTTGGCGGAACACGCACTTCATCGCCGAGGGCCTCAAGAGCCTTGGCTTCAACACTGGCCACTCGGAAACGCCGATCATTCCGATTCTGATCGGCGAGACGATCACCTGCTTCCAGTTCTGGCGGGCCTTGCACGACGCCGGGATCTTCGTGAATCCCGTCGTTGCGCCGGCTACTCCGCCGGACCAGGCCCTGATCCGCATCAGCGTCATGGCGACCCACACGATCGACCAGTTGACTTACGCGCTGGAGCAGATCGAGCGCATCGGAAAGCAGACAGGCGTCCTCCAGGCCCTGACCTGA
- a CDS encoding integration host factor subunit beta, with translation MIKADIVKRISDGLSNDQQQIKDKEALIIVDQIIESVKEVIIRDERLEIRDFGVFQVKQRKARMGRNPKNKKSYPIPSHRVVTFKPGKEIKSIDVASSDQSDDDVE, from the coding sequence ATGATCAAAGCCGATATCGTCAAACGAATCTCGGACGGCCTGTCCAACGATCAACAACAGATCAAGGACAAGGAGGCCCTCATTATCGTCGACCAGATCATCGAGTCGGTGAAAGAAGTGATTATCCGCGATGAGCGACTGGAAATCCGAGACTTCGGAGTCTTCCAGGTCAAGCAGCGCAAGGCGCGGATGGGCCGGAATCCAAAGAATAAGAAATCCTACCCGATTCCCTCGCACCGCGTGGTGACTTTCAAACCGGGCAAGGAAATCAAGAGCATCGATGTCGCCTCGAGCGACCAGAGCGATGACGACGTGGAATGA